The segment TAGAGCTTATTcaataaattcattatttttaatacCAACTTCAAAAAGGACAAACCtctcttcaaaatttttattaaaaatgtagTTACATATGATCTTCTCCATTTCAGTAAATGGTTTGAACTCATTCATATCCTCGCCATCACCCAGTCTAGATTCCTAAAAGAATATAGTATAATCAAATTAGCATATAACAATATGTTGTATTCGCACCCTTATATATCAATGTACACATTCATGGACTTACCTGCAATGaatctttgatttctttcctcttttcgACTTTTGGAACTTCAACTTGTGATGTGACAATTGGGCTACGTTTTTGTGATCTGGTGACTTTAGGCTTGCTAGAAGGTGTAACACGTGATGCTTTAAGTTGAACATTATGAGGGAAAGTTAACTGCAGCATATCCACATCCtgtgcaataaaaaaaaaaaaaaaaaaaaaaaaaaaaaaaaaaaaaaaaaaaaaactcatgttgCTACTAAACATCCTAaacacatttaaaataaataaataacaaatactAATTCACTTACCACATTATGAGATAAGGGTGTTTTACTGCCAGGTTTTTGATTAGATTGAGTTAGCCCAGCAATGGGAACATTGCAGTCTTCCTCCATTGACACCATCTTAGATACTTTTTTAATGTGCCCTGTATCATCTTGATCCATTTTGTCTTGAACTGGAGATGTAGACTCTATCTTAGATTCGTTTTTAGCACATACTGTATCATCTTGATCCATTGTGTCTTGGATTATATTTGGAGATGCAgacttcatttcttttttaacatCTACAATATCATTTAAGTTGAGGTCATTGGAATGTCCACTATGTTCCCTTGCTGTTTTCTTTAACTCCAAAAGAATGTCATTCTTAAATGTGTCCAGATTGTTTGCAATGTTTGTCACGGTTTTCTGCATGACTAGCATTTCATCTCTAAGACTTGTTATTGATTGCTCAATTCTACAAATTGCTTCAACAGAATCCTGTGGATTAATTTATAGGTACAATCATCAACAAATGTCTAGCACCAAATTATCATCAAATTCATAAGATTTATTGGTCAAAAAAAGATACCATATTTCGCTTGTCTTCATGTTGAGATGGCATAGCATGAGATTCATTAATATCTTGTTTCTCTAGTGGAATACTTTCTGTCGCGTGTCCACCATCCATTTGTGTTACAACCAactatgatataaaaaaaaaaaaaaaaaaaaaaaaaaaaaaaaaaaacaaaacaaaagtgtCAACGACATGGGGAtaataattcatatataaaacatatttaacttatttataaaaagtcaaacattaaaaaaagtcAATTATTACCTTAGGACTGTCAAAACTTCCAATTGACTGTAATTGAAGCATCCTTTGGTTAACTTCTTTTTTCCCCCAATAACAAACACGTGGTCGAAGTCGTTTGGACACATGTTCAAGATTTGTTTCAACATTGACATGCTCAAAATAAAACAACTGCAATATGTATAAAAGGGTCATAGAAATTTAGTCAAAAGAGTCatagaaatttgaaaaacaaaatcatattctTGAAAGTAACTATTTTCTACAACTTACCATTAAAAATAGCAAGCAACCATTAACGCCAACactattcttttctttatatttgcGCACACCTCGAATAAGAAAATCCAACACCAACTTCGCccaattcaagtttttgaaCTCATCAATATTAAGGAGAATTGAGATAAAGGACCGTTTGATATAAGGTTTTGGAGTGGGACATAATAAAGTACCCAATAGAAACAGCAAAAAACAACCAACAAATTCTTTTCCAGATGTTTTCATCTCCTTCAGCTTACCCTCTAAGAGGTTAATTGGTATATCCCCTACCACATTTAATCCATGTTGTTGGCATATATGATTTATCTCTTCAGCACTTGCAACAATAGACACATCTACCCCACTTGATTTTATTCCTAGAATAAATTCTATATCTTCAGTGGATATTGGTAACCTCCTTCCACAAATATCCAATGCACAAGAATTGTGGTCAAAATGATCAACTAACCATTTGCAAAAATCTCTATCCAATTGTATAGACCTTAAATCCAACATACTACCAAATCCCATTTCTCGAATAACAAATCTTTGTctttcatttaaatttaaagcCATCAAATGAACACGATTAGGGGCACACCGAGTATATAATGAACCCTGCAttatataatgaataaaaaggGTTTCATTATGAAATTTAATACATAGTCCTGAATGCTAAAAGTTTCATAGGTAAATACTTACTTTACGTTATTTGCGAGGATTATTATGTGACAAATTAGCATATTTTTCAGAATTCTCACGTGCTTCCTTCTTGTACTCTaatttagaatcttcatcaagATTCATCCACTTTTCTCTAATCTCCGTCTTAACCTGTAATAGATATTCATACTCAATAAAGATCTTCATGAATATGTCATGTCAActaaacaataacaataacctAAATACTATAAGTATTATTCAACTTACAGTTGTGCTTATCTTAGTGACGATGCCTTTAGCTTTCATCAATTCTATTTGCTTTTTACTGAAAAtccaaatttaaattattttaaatataacaataggaaatatattataaatggatatataatgaaaatgaatcttactaataaattaaaaatggtCCAACTGGTCTTttccgggggggggggggggggggggggaacttGGGCAGCACCCTGGTCTTCAATCTTTTCCACTATCCCCATACTCCTATCTCAATATAACATGAAATAAAAACAAGGTAAGCCATAACatacatttgaaaaaaaaaaaaaatcacaattgaAAGCTGTGGGAATTGCAAACTTTTTCCTTGCAAACTTTGTCCTCGACAACATAGATGAtcaatgttttttatttttttatttttttatacaatataaaaattctattatagcctaatctaagtgcatatgtgtgtgaagtttcctCTTGGAAACTTAAACCCTATCCTTTATCCTCCACACCccacaaatacttatacttgtggagtgactaccGCACAACTTAACATAAAACttatatcataaaaaattagaaggcATATACAAATGTTATAATGGATAATAGaatcaattttaaaactaaGATAAATATACCACACTAAGGCTATCTTCATCTTGTGATAATGACAAAAACACATCAGCTATTGATTTGGGTGAACACATGTTCACCTTGTGATTATGATGAAGATGCAACAACCTATTATGATATACCACCCTAAATCTCTTTCACACCATGCTACCAGAACTGCAATGACATTCACCACCCCCAACTCTATCATCATAGCCAAAAAGTAAAGTCTAAGAACTCATTAATCAAAAAAACATTTAGTGAGCAAAGCCTTACTCTAGCTTGATGCACTGTAAGTGCCAACTCTGTTTCACTTGGATGTACTGAGCCATGACATTAGGCATCATTTTaagagataaataaataattacatacaCTAAGGCAATCTACTAAGAAAGATTAAATAACTATGACAAAAGTCTAAAATTTCCTATTGCAGAAAATGAAGTCTAAGAActcattaaccaaaaaaacattTAGTGAGCTGAGCCATATTCTAGCCTTATGCACTGTAAGTGCTAGCACTGTTTCACTTGGATGAACCGAGCCATGACATTAAGCATCAAttaataagataaataaataattacatacaCTAAGGAAATCTGTTGAGAAATTAAGATAAACTTCAACTAAACATTTTTAACGTGATTATCTTAAgagattttttgaaaatattttgagtGAAGAAAACATTAAGGCAAATTGTGTAATTGACTTCTAAAAATAAACTCTTGATCACCAAATCTACAAAGCATACATGACACTTTTACCAACCACCAAGGAG is part of the Quercus robur chromosome 9, dhQueRobu3.1, whole genome shotgun sequence genome and harbors:
- the LOC126700159 gene encoding uncharacterized protein LOC126700159 produces the protein MQGSLYTRCAPNRVHLMALNLNERQRFVIREMGFGSMLDLRSIQLDRDFCKWLVDHFDHNSCALDICGRRLPISTEDIEFILGIKSSGVDVSIVASAEEINHICQQHGLNVVGDIPINLLEGKLKEMKTSGKEFVGCFLLFLLGTLLCPTPKPYIKRSFISILLNIDEFKNLNWAKLVLDFLIRGVRKYKEKNSVGVNGCLLFLMLFYFEHVNVETNLEHVSKRLRPRVCYWGKKEVNQRMLQLQSIGSFDSPKLVVTQMDGGHATESIPLEKQDINESHAMPSQHEDKRNMDSVEAICRIEQSITSLRDEMLVMQKTVTNIANNLDTFKNDILLELKKTAREHSGHSNDLNLNDIVDVKKEMKSASPNIIQDTMDQDDTVCAKNESKIESTSPVQDKMDQDDTGHIKKVSKMVSMEEDCNVPIAGLTQSNQKPGSKTPLSHNVDVDMLQLTFPHNVQLKASRVTPSSKPKVTRSQKRSPIVTSQVEVPKVEKRKEIKDSLQESRLGDGEDMNEFKPFTEMEKIICNYIFNKNFEESEVLVSMKYEYGDRAAFNTLLPKQWISNQIINLFVCKMRMEENRYRDMFVWYLPMHFAQKMLEEDGNPTLEWFKKTYRDDDKYMSNLVKCERIFIPMNDNNSHWYLCVIDFEKRFIYILDSLQSTTSEVIRTKNVKTVVTGLDKLLSFLEKDKYIDSITTFKLKSPVSNPQQNNGYDCRMYVIKHMFTNTSSRHLPLLESWSERLRLVFGSWWEICYLLAIYIASYGWIRI